GAAGCAGAACGGAATGACAAGGGTTGGTGGGCAGTGCCGTAGGAGTAGGAGTGATTGCTAATTGAGCTTAAAATAGCTATTTTCAAGGCAGGCAGCGGGAGCGGGCTTAAGGCGGCAATTTTCTAACCGAAACTCACTATGACATCCAAGATCGCATCTTCCTTGTTGATTGTTATTCTTTTGTTTGTGACTGGGGTTGCACAGGCGGCTTCGCCGAGGCCGGCGTGGGCGCAACACTGCATGGTCTCCAGCGCGGACCGGATGGCGACGGAAGTGGGAGTGGATGTGCTGAAGAGGGGCGGAAATGCCGTAGACGCGGCGGCCGCGGTGGCGCTGGCGCTGGGTGTAACGGAAAGCTTTTCCAGCGGCTTGGGCGGGGGCTGCTTTATCCTGATCCGGATGGCAGACGGGCGAACGGTGGCGATTGACGGGCGGGAGACGGCTCCGGCCAAGGCTACACGGCTGATGTATGTGCCGAAGGATACCACCAAGGCTTCGGATCTGTCCACCGCCGGGCCGCTGGCATCGGGGACGCCGGGAGAACTGGCGGCGCTGGATCTGGCGATTCGCAATTACGGCAAACTGACGCTGGCGGATGATATTTCGGGAGCGGTGGCGCTGGCCGATACCGGGTTTGTGGTCAATATGCGCTATGCGCGCGCGCTGAAGTCGGAGCAGGAGTTGCTGGGCCGCTTCCCCGGAACGAAAGCAATTTTCTTCAAGAATGATAAGCCTCTGGCCTTTGGAGAAAGGCTGGTGCAGACGGATCTGGCAAAGACGATGAAGCGGATTCAGGCAGAGGGGATCGGGGCTTTCTATTCAGGTTCGATTCCGCAGATGGTGGAAGCCTACATGAAGGCCAACGGCGGCATTCTCAGCGCCAAGGATTTTGCCTCCTACAAGCCGCTGACGCGGGAGCCTGTGCGCGGGAGCTACAAAGGGTATGATGTGATTTCCATGCCGCCGCCGTCTTCAGGGGGAATTCACGTGGTGGAAATCCTGAATCTGCTGGAACCGTACGATCTGAAATATCTGGGCGCGGGTTCGTCGGATGAGATCCATCTGATTTCCGAAGCGATGGGAATCGCCTTTGCCGACCGGGCACAGTATTTGGGAGATCCGGATTTTGTGAAGGTGCCGACGGCGGGTCTGCTAAGCAAAGACTATGCGACGGAACGCCGCAGCCATATCAGCCCGCTGGCGCACGAAAAGCTGGCCGAAGGCGGTCAGCCGGGCGCGTATATGCGCAGCGACACGGCGAGCACTCCGCCGCGCAGCCACACGACGCACCTGTGTGTAGTGGATTCGATGGGGAATATGGTCTCGATCACGGCGACGGTGAATACGCCGTTCGGCTCGGGTGTGATTGTGCCGGGCACGGGATTCTTCCTGAACAACGAGATGGACGACTTTGTCACGTGGCCGGGGAAGCCGAACTACTTTGGCTTAGTCGGAAATGCGGCCAACGAAATTGCGCCGGGCAAGAGGCCTTTGTCGTCGATGTCGCCGACCATTCTGACCAAAAACGGAAAACCGTTTATGGTGGTGGGCAGCATGGGTGGGCCGCGGATCATTACCAGCGTGGTGCTGACGCTGCTGAACCTGATTGATCAGGGAATGAATGTTCAAGAGGCGATGGACTTTCCGAGGTTCCACCAGCAATGGATGCCGGACCAGCTTTACGTGGAGTCGGATACGCCGATGGATGTGCAGGTCAATTTGCGGAATAAGGGGCACAACGTCCGTCCTCAGAGCAGGTGGGCGGCAGTCACAGCGATTGTGGCGGATAGCACCTATGGTGGCTGGTGGGGTGGGGCAGACAGCCGGGTGGACGGGCTGGCCAAGGGGTTTTGAGGCGTTTACCGCACAAAATTGCCAATCCGGGACAGAAAGAGTTGACAATATACGGTGCTCTCTGTATATTGCCGTTAAGCTCAATCAGTTTCAATGAATGCTATGTCCAAGATTGGTACGCGGATTCGGCAGGCCCGTAAGCAGGCGGGGAGTTCACAGGAAGACCTGGCCGAACGGATAAATGTGAACCGTTCCTATCTGTCACTGGTAGAGAACGGCAAATCTTCTCCGACGTTTGAGTTTCTGGAGAAGATTGCCACGGGCTTGAGCATAAAAGTTGAAGATTTGGTATTGGGGCAGTCCATTGCGGGACTGGTGAATCTGGATTCTGATGAAGGCCCGCTGTATGAAGGGTTGGCGGAACTTCTGCGGGACGAAGAGCAGATGCTGCTCATGAACCCTTCACCCGACGAGATGAACATTTTGAGAAATATCCGCGTGGATGCACGCTATCACCCGTCCAAGAGGTTTTTCGTCGAAGCCCTGCTGGACTATCGGAAGAACAGGTTGGCGCGGTAGGTCGGCACGGATAGTTCATAAACGACTACATTCCTAAAACATTTTTAGAAAGACGCTTTGACATGAAATTCTCCAACACCGTCAGAGATGGTATTCTGGTTTTTTCGTTGAAGGGCAAGATCATGGGCGGGCCGGAGTCCGCGGCCTTTCACGAAGAGTTGCGCAAGTCCGTTGCCGGCGGGCAGCGGAAGGTCATTCTGGACCTGGGCGAAGTGGAGTGGATGAATAGCTCGGGCCTTGGGCTGCTGATTTCGGCGTTGACGACCGTTCGGGCGGGCGGCGCGGAGATGAAGCTGGCGCGGGCCACGGACAAGATCACGTCGCTGCTGGTCATCACCAAGCTGAATTCGGTTTTCGAAGCTTATCCCGACGTTGAAGATGCCGTTGCCAGCTTCTCCTGACCGTCCCCCAAAATCGCTGGTGCACGACCTCGGCCTGCCCGGTTTGCGCGCGCAGGCTGAGGATGCTCCGTTCGGCGACCGGCTGCGCGTGCTGGATGAGCGGCTGCGGGAACTCTCGGATCTGTCCGCGGAGTTGCTCGAGTCGTTGCGCAACGGCCAGCCGGATCCGGTCCTTGCCGAGCGCTTTGTCGCGGTGTGGCGGGAAGCGGTGCGCGGCGACGCGGTGCTCGAACTGTTCCGTGAAGTGGAACGCGAGCGCCAGGAGAATCAGACGCTGATGGACATCAGCATGAAGCTCTCCAGCGCGTCAGCGATTGAGGACGTGCTGCGCACGATTCTTGACCTGTTGAAGCAGGTGGTGGCATTCGACGCGGCGGGCATCTTCGTGTACAACCGCGAGATGGGGCAGATCGAAATCGACATGCTCTCAGGCTATGAGGGCGCGTCGCGCGAACTGATTCACCGCAAGTTTCAGGAAGCGGTGAAGGCCGGGCAGGGGATTGTGGGCACGGTGATTCAGACCGGGCATCCGATCTATGTGCCGGACATCCGCGAAGATCCGCGCTACATTGCGGTGCGCGAGACGACTCTGTCGGAACTGGCGGTGCCGATTGTGCTGCGGGACGAAGTGGTGGGAGCCTTCAACCTCGAATCGGATGAGGTGGATGCTTTCACCGAGCGGGATCTGCGCAGCCTGACGACATTTGCCAACCATGCGGGCGTGGCCATCGAGCGCGCGCGCACGGACCGGTTGCGGCAGCATTCGCGGCGGATTCAGGAAGAGATTCATCTGGCGCGGCGGATTCAGATGTCGTTTCTGCCGGGTACGCTGCCGAGTTTTGCGCCCTATGATCTGGCGGGGATGAATTTCCCGTCGAGCGAAGTGGGCGGCGACTACTTCGATTTCATCTGCATCACCGACAACGACATGGGAGTCGCGATCGGTGATGTGACGGGACATGGCGTCGGCGCGGCGCTGTTGATGGCGAATTTCCGCGCCTGTCTGCGGATCGAATCCCGCAACAATTTTGCGATCCGCACGATTCTCGGCAAGGTGAACGATTACCTGTACGAGACCAACATGCCGGATAGCTTCGTGACGGCGGTGTACGGCGTGCTGGACCGGCGGCACAACACCTTCAGCTATTCGAACGCGGGGCACAACCCGCCGTTCCGCATGAGACGGGACGGGAGCGTCGAACAGCTCGAAGTAGGCGGCCTGATTCTCGGAGCGTTTCCCAGCGTGATCTACAAGGAGACGACGATCTCGCTGCAGCCGGGAGACCTGCTGGTGTTTTACACCGACGGCGTGACGGAAGCGCACGACGCCGACGGCAACGAATTCGGCCTGGAGCGGCTTGTGGATCTGGTGCGCGAGCACCGGGATCTGCCCGCGGCCCACATGGTTCGCCGCATCTGTGATACGGTGCATGATTATCAGTCCGCCGCTTCGACACAGGACGACCTCACACTTTCCATCATCAAGTATGTCTCAACCATTGAAGGTTGATATGCTGCGCATCCCCTCTTCCCTTGAGGAACTTCCGCACGTTGATGCGGAGGTGGAACGTATTGCCCTTGAAATGGGCTTCAACGACGACGCGCGCGCAGATCTTGGCATCTGCGTGACTGAAGCGGCCGGCAATGCGATCACGCACGCTCACCATGAGCGCCCGGATCTGTTTGTGGAAATCCGCTTCGAACAGTTTCCCGATTCGCTGCGCGTGGTGGTGCGGGATCACGGGCCCGGCTTCGACGTGGAGAAGGTGCCCGATCCGACGCTGCCCGAGAATCTGATGAAGGCGAGCGGGCGGGGGCTGCATGTGATCCGCATGCTGATGGACGGAGTGGAAGTCAAGCGCCTGCCCGACGGCATGTGCATTGCCATGACCAAGAAACTGAACTCCAAAGCCGCGTGAGAACTGCACTCTATCCGGGCACCTTCGATCCCATCACCTTCGGGCACATGGATGTGATCCGCCGCGCGGCGGAACTGTTTGACCGCGTGATCGTCACCCTGGCCGTCAATTCGTCGAAGACCACCCTGTTTACGGTGCAGGAGCGGCGGGCGCAGATTGAAGAGGCGGTGAAGGGAATCGCGCATACCGAAGTGGGCGAATGCCGGGGCTTGCTGGTGGACTATGCGCATCAGCAGAAGGCGGTGGCGATTGTACGCGGGGTGCGCGCGGTCTCCGATTTCGAATATGAATTTCAGATGGCGCTGACCAACCGCAAACTGGCGGAAGACATCACGACGGTATTTCTGATGCCGCACGAACGGTACACGTACCTGAACAGTTCCATCGTGCGGGAAGTCGCGCGGCTGGGCGGCCATGTAGAATGTTTTGTCCCGGGGTTTATCGCCGAAGCGATGGCCCGCAAGTTTTCTGAGGAGAAGCGGTGATCCCGCGAATCGGACTGGACCTGGAGCCGGGAGTGCAGATCGCCCGCCTCATCCCGGACCTTGATCTGCTGGACGTGGCGTACGGCGCGGTGCGCGGCGGGGCTCAGATCATTCTGCTGCCCGTTTCTGTCTTTGTGACCTCCACTACCTACACGCCGGACCTGTTCAACCGGCCCGGGCTGCCGTTGTTTGCGGTGAAGACGGAAGAAGACGATCTGGACCGGGTGCCGGGATTGGGTGTGGCGCCGGACCGGGTGGTGGTAACGGGAGCGCGCGGCACGACGATTTCGGACGTGAGCCGGGTGGCGGACGTGTCGCAGCGTGTGGTGGGCACGAACCAGGAGATCGGCGTGCTGGTGGCGCCGGATCCGGTGGCGATTAAGGAACTATCCCGCGCGCGGGTGCAGTGGGCGTATTTCTCCACGGAAAATGTGTACCACGCGGCCAGCCGCGAAGAGGCGGAAGCGGAAACGGCGCGAATCGCTTCGGCGGCGCTGGCTGCCAACCGGTTGAATTTGCGGGTGGCATTGTACGGGCCGACGGGACGGCATTTGCCGCCGAGTCTGGGCGCGATGGCGCACATTGAAGAGATTTATCCGGCTCCCGATCTGTGGGCGATGGCGCTGCGCCTCGGATGGGAAGGAGCCATTTCCGAATACCGGTTCCTGCTGCGCTGAATTTCCTTCTATGAAGCACCGCTACTTTGCGTGGCTCCTCCTGATTGCCGGCATGGTCTGGTGCCGCGCGGGATTCGTGGAGGATGTCTTTTACAACATCGACGAGGCGGAGTACGCGGTCGCAGGCAGCGCGATGAACCACGGCTGGCTGCCCGGCGTGGATCTGCTGGGGAGCACAAAGCCGCCGGGCATCTCGGCGCTGTTCAATGTGCTCTTTCATATCTTCGGCCACAATCTTGGCGCGGTGCACGTTGTCCATGTCGTGATCATGATCGCGACGGGCATGCTGGTGATGGAACTGGCGATAGCGCTGTGGGGGATGGCGGCGGCGATACCGGCGGCGGTATTGTTCTGGATGGTGTCCAACACGTACCACATTCCCTCGGAGACGCTGGCGCTGAATGTGGAATCGCCCGAAATGCTCTTGGCCGTGGCGGCGCTGCTGCTGGCCTGGATGAAACCGCAGAAGCGGTGGGCGCTGGTGGTGGCGGGTGCGGCGCTGGGGATGGGCGCGCTGTTCCGGCAAAGCGTGGTGTTTTTCGCGCTGCCCATGGCAGCGGCGATCTGGCGGGAACCTTCGCGGCGGCTGTATCGCATGTCGCACGTCGCGGCGGGTTTTGTGCTGGCGTGGCTGCCGTTGCTGGCGATTTATGCCGCGTCGGGAGCGCTGGGGTGGGCGTGGGATAGCTGGGTGCGGTACCCGATTGCCTATTCGGGCGACGGCGGCATGGAGATGTTCTTCGGCGCGTTGAATGATTACGGCTCGACCTTTGTAACCGAAGCGACCGTGCCACTGGCGCTGCTGATCGGCGGGATTATTCTTCAGTGGCGGGACCGCTCAACACCACGCGCAAAGTTCCTGTTGTGGATGACGGCCGCTGCGACGCTGGCGCTGTGTGCAGGGTCGCGCTTCTTCGGGCACTACTGGATACAGATTTTCCCCGTGGCAACGCTGCTGGGCGTGTCAGTGTGGCTGAAACTGGCGCAGGGCACAAAGGTCATGAAGCGGCTGCTGGGGGCGGCGGTGGTGATCGGCGGGATCATGGCGATACTGCATTTTCCCACGTGGCGGAGTTGGGACCCGGATCCGATCCCCGCGGGCTTCGGGCACTACTCGATAGGAGCGGATCAGCTCGAAGTGACCATCGGTCACTTTGCGCGGGCCAACACCACACAGGATGAGACGATTACAGTGTGGGGATATTGCCCGCAAATCTACTATTATGCGGACCGTCTGCCGGGAACACGCGACTACCTGTGCCATTACACCACGGGCTATTCTCCGGGGACCTTCGATCCGACGGCAGAGCGCGCGGTGCGGTCCGAAGGGCATCCCCAGGCCAAGCAGATGTTCCTTGATGATCTGGAGAAACGCAAGCCGAAATACATCATCGACTTGGTGCAGGTCAGAGCATACGCGTTTCCGTTTTACAATTATTCATTGCGGGACTATCCGGAGCTGGCATCCTACGTGCGCCGGAACTATCTTCCCGAAGGCAAAATCGGCGAGGCGCTGATCTATCGCCGCCGCACGGCGAGCGATACGTGGCAGCCTGCCGATCAGGATGTGAAGTAGGGAGGGGATCTTAGTCCGCAGATGATTGCAGCAGTGGACGGTCCCATGAGGCAGCGGTGGATTGCCTGGCTGATACTGGCCGCGGGCATGCTGATATGCCGCGCGGCGTTTCTCGAGAGCGTCGTTTACAACATCGACGAAGCGGAATACGGAGTGGCCGCGCGGGGTCTTGACCACGGGCTGCTGCCGGGCGTGGATTTTCTCGGGTCGAACAAGACTCCGGGGATTGTGTTTTTGTATGGCGCGCTGTTTCATCTCTTCGGCTCATCGTTGATCGTCACGCGGGTGGCGTACATTCTGATGCTGGTGGTGGAAGGCGGGCTGCTGGTGGAACTGGCTATCCGTCTGTGGGGCGCGACGGCGGCGATTCCGGCGGCGCTGCTGTTCTGGATGGTTGCCAACAGTTTCGATATTCCGCCCGACATGATTCCGCTGAACACGGAAGGCGCCGCCATGCTGGTGGCGGTGCTGGCGGTGTGGCTGGCCTGGTGGAGACCGAAGGACATCCGGGCGGTGCTGGGTTCCGGCGCGGCACTGGGACTGTCGGTGCTGTTCCGGCAGAGTTCAGTGTTCTTTATTCTTCCGGTGTTCAGCGTGCTGATGCTGGCGCCGGGACAACGCGTGAAGCGCAGCGTGATGCTTGCGACGGGAGCGCTGACGGTGTGGGCGCCCGTATTGGCGGTGTATGGGGCAAAGCACGGGCTGGGGTGGGCGTGGGATAGTTGGGTGCGGTATCCGCTGGAGTATGCGGGCGACACGGGCATCAACGGATTCGCGGCGCGGCTTGCCTACATGGCCAGTGAATTCGGATTTCAGTTGATGGTTCCTGTAGCCTTGGCGATCTATGGCGCGGTTTTGCTGATTCGCCATGGACGCAAGGAACAGTTTGTCTTGCTGGGATCGCTGCTGCTGGGTTCGTTTCTGGCGCTGTGTACGGGGTCGCGGTTCTTCGGACATTACTGGGTGCAGATGTATCCCATTGTGGTGCTGTCGGCTGTTTCAGCATGGCAGTGCATGGCACAGGGAACGAAACGGACGAAGCTGCTATTGACAAGCCTGGCACTGGTGGCGGGACTTGTGGCGCTGACGCACTACAACACGTGGCGGACGTGGGACCGTTATGCGCCGCCTCGCGGAATCTCCTTTTTCCGCCTCGGGGTGGAAAATGACGAGGTGAAACTGGGCGCGTTTGCCAAGGAGCACACGTCACCGGACGAGAAGATTTGCGTCTGGGGCTACTGTCCACAGATTTACTGGTATGCGGAACGGTTGCCTGCCGTGCGGGATTTCATCTGCCACTATGTGGTGGGATACTCGCCGGGGGTGTCCAATCTGGTCATGGGGCAGAGTGAGCGGCGCCTGGGTCATCCACGGGCCGTGCAGATGTTCCTTGAAGACCTTGAGCGCAACAGACCGAAGTATATTTTCGATCTGACGCCGGTCAAGCGGTACACGTTTGCGTTCACATACTATCCGATGTCGAGCAGTCCGCTGGTGGCGGACTATGTGCTGGCGAACTATGTGCCGGACAGCCGGATCGGAGAAGCGGAGATTTACCGCCGCCGGACTCCCGCAGACACGTTGCAGCCGGGATCATCCGATCTGGAGCCTGCCGAAGAGTAAGTGTTCGGATTCGTTGCCGGTCGCCATCTGGGAGGGTTCCCGTGAAACAGCGGTGGTTGGCATGGCCGGTGGTGGCGCTCGGTATGGTGATTTGCCGCGCGGCATTTCTGGAAGATGTTGTCTACAACATCGATGAGACGGAGTACGCGGTGGCGGCGCACGGGCTGGATCACGGCTGGCTGCCCGGTGTGGATTTGCTGGGCACAACCAAGCCGCCCGGTGCGGCCGTGCTGTACAATGTGCTCTTTCATCTGTTTGGCCCATCGCTGACGGCGGCGCACGTCACGCAAACGGTGGTGATGATTGCGGCGGGAATTGCCGTGATCGAGTTGGCGATAGCGTTGTGGGGATTGACGGCGGCGCTGCCTGCGGCCTTCCTGTGGTGGGTGCTGTGCAACAGTTACGGCCTGCCGCCGGAGATGTTCAGCCTGAATGTGGAATCGCCCGGACTGGTTTTGCTGGCGCCCGCGCTGCTGCTGGTCTGGAAGCGGCCGCAGCGCAGGTGGTCGCTGATTGCGGCGGGAGGTGCCGTGGGGTGCGCGGCGCTTTTCCGGCAGAGTTACGCGGTGTTTCTGCTGCCGTTGATGGTGGCGGTGTGGGCGATTCGCCCGCAGCGACTGAAGCGCGCGGTGGGGACGTTGGCGGGGTTCGCGCTGCCGTGGGTGATAACGGGCATCGTGTACGCGTCATCGGGCGGACTGGCCTGGGCGTGGGATTCGTGGGTGCGGTATCCGCTGACCTATGCCGGGGATGTGGGTGTTTCCGGGTTTATGCAGGCGCTGCTGATCAACGGAACGGAATTTTTCAAGCAGGCGATTATGCCGCTGTGCCTGGCGGTATTCGGCTGCGGATTGTTGATGCAGAGGTGGCCGTCGGCGCGGACGAAGTTCGTGGCGGCGACCGTAGTGGCGTCCTTTCTGGCGCTGTGCGCGGGCTCGCGGTTCTGGGGGCATTACTGGCTGCAGGTGTATCCGGCGCTGGCAGTGACGGGAGTGTATGCGTGGTTATGGCTGAACCGGCGGTTTGCGCGGTATCGCGTGGCGGTGAGCGGCGCGATTGTGATTGCCGGGCTGATTCTGGGGATGCGGCTGCCGACGTGGCGGACATGGGACTTTACGGCGCCACCGCGCGGCATTTCCTATTCGCGGCTGGACGATGAGCAGACCGAGCGGGAGATCGGACGGTTTGCCATGGCGCACACGGCAAGCGATGAGACGATTGTGGTGTGGGGCTATTGTCCGCAAATCTATTATTACGCGCGACGGCTGCCGGGAGTGCGCGATTATCTTTGCCACTACATTACGGGCTATTCTCCGGGCTCATTCGATCCCTTTACGGAGCGCGCGCCGCGGGAGCAAGGGCATTCGATGGCGCAGCGGATGTTTATCGAGGATCTGGAGCAGCGGCGGCCCAAGTATGTGTTTGACCTCGTGCTGATAGACGATTACCCGTTTACATTTCTGAATTATTCGCTGCGGGATTACCCTGACCTGGCCTCGTACATGCGCGAGACGTACCTGCCGGAGGGCCAGGTGGGGCGGGCGCTGGTATACCGCCGGCGTACGGCACAGGATACGTGGATTCCCGACGCCAAGGATGTCGAGTAGATTACTTACCCGGAGAGCACCTATGCCAGAGAGACTGATTTCTAAGTTCCCCGAGATCGCCGAGATTACCGACCTTGACCTGCGTCAGAAGACCATTGCCGTCTTTCAGGATGCTCTGACCATGGGCGGCTGGAGTGTCGATGACCTCGAGCGGATCCCGTTCACGCTGCTGATTCCCAATTGCGAGGTCAGCCTTCTGGCGCATACCCGCAGCGTGGTGCAGACGGCGCTGAAGATCGCCGAGGTGCAGGAAGCCTTCTACAACAAGTATTATCAGCTTGACCGCGACATTCTGCTGACGGGCGCTATCTTGCACGACGTGGGTAAATTGATGGAATACGCCGAGACGGAGAAGGGATTTATCAAGAGCCCGGCGGGCAAGATCATGCGCCATCCATTTTCGGGCGCCGCTCTGGCCATGAAGCACGGGTTGCCCGTCGAAGTGCAGCACATCATCGCCGTCCATGCGCACGAAGGCGACGGCGCGTACCGTTCGCCCGCCGCCGTGATTGTTCACCATTCCGATTTCATTAACTTCGAGCCGCTGCGCGATTTGCTGAAGTGATGATCGCGCAGGCTTACCTTTTTTTCACCCTATTTGAAAGACCGTGCACCCCGCACGCACACCGCATGAAATTTCCCGTAGAACCTTTCCGCATCAAAACTGTCGAACGTATTCGCCAGACGACGCGCGAAGAGCGCGAAGAGTATTTGAAGAAGGCCGGATTGAATATTTTTGCCGTGCCTTCGGATTCGATTTATGTTGACCTGCTGACGGACAGCGGCACGTCCGCGATGAGCGATCAGCAGTGGGGCGGGCTGATGACGGGCGACGAAGCCTACGCCGGCTCCCGCAGTTTTTACCGCTTCGAAGCGGCGGTAAAGGACATCACCGGATTTCCGAACGTGATTCCCACGCACCAGGGACGCGTGGCCGAGAACCTGCTGTTTTCGACGATCTGCAAGCCGGGGAAGATTGTCCCCAGCAACACGCATTTCGACACCACCCATGCCAACGTGACGGCCAACGGCGGCGACGCGCGCAACCTGCCGATCGATGCGGCGCTGGTGCCGTCCGAGCAGCATCCCTTCAAGGGAAACATGAACCTTGAGGCTCTGGAAAAGACGCTGGCGGCGGACGCGGCGAACATTCCGATGGTGGTGATGACCGTCACCAACAATTCGGCGGGCGGACAGCCGGTGTCGATGGAGAATATCCGGGCGACGTCGGTCCTCTGCAAGAAGTACAAGGTGCCCTTCTTCCTCGACTGTGCGCGCTACGCGGAAAACTGCTGGTTCATCCACGAACGCGAAGCGGGCTACAAGAACAAAAAGGTGATCGACATTGCGCGGGAGATGTTCAGCTACGCGGACGGCACGTGGATGTCCTCCAAAAAGGACGCGCTGGTGAATATGGGCGGCTTCATTGCAATGAAGGACTCCGCGCTGACGCAGACGATCAAGACCAAGCTGATTCTGATCGAAGGCTTTCCGACCTACGGCGGTCTGGCGGGACGTGACCTTGAAGCCATTGCCATCGGTTTGTACGAAGCGCT
The sequence above is a segment of the bacterium genome. Coding sequences within it:
- the ggt gene encoding gamma-glutamyltransferase, which produces MVSSADRMATEVGVDVLKRGGNAVDAAAAVALALGVTESFSSGLGGGCFILIRMADGRTVAIDGRETAPAKATRLMYVPKDTTKASDLSTAGPLASGTPGELAALDLAIRNYGKLTLADDISGAVALADTGFVVNMRYARALKSEQELLGRFPGTKAIFFKNDKPLAFGERLVQTDLAKTMKRIQAEGIGAFYSGSIPQMVEAYMKANGGILSAKDFASYKPLTREPVRGSYKGYDVISMPPPSSGGIHVVEILNLLEPYDLKYLGAGSSDEIHLISEAMGIAFADRAQYLGDPDFVKVPTAGLLSKDYATERRSHISPLAHEKLAEGGQPGAYMRSDTASTPPRSHTTHLCVVDSMGNMVSITATVNTPFGSGVIVPGTGFFLNNEMDDFVTWPGKPNYFGLVGNAANEIAPGKRPLSSMSPTILTKNGKPFMVVGSMGGPRIITSVVLTLLNLIDQGMNVQEAMDFPRFHQQWMPDQLYVESDTPMDVQVNLRNKGHNVRPQSRWAAVTAIVADSTYGGWWGGADSRVDGLAKGF
- a CDS encoding helix-turn-helix domain-containing protein; this encodes MSKIGTRIRQARKQAGSSQEDLAERINVNRSYLSLVENGKSSPTFEFLEKIATGLSIKVEDLVLGQSIAGLVNLDSDEGPLYEGLAELLRDEEQMLLMNPSPDEMNILRNIRVDARYHPSKRFFVEALLDYRKNRLAR
- a CDS encoding STAS domain-containing protein, producing the protein MKFSNTVRDGILVFSLKGKIMGGPESAAFHEELRKSVAGGQRKVILDLGEVEWMNSSGLGLLISALTTVRAGGAEMKLARATDKITSLLVITKLNSVFEAYPDVEDAVASFS
- a CDS encoding GAF domain-containing SpoIIE family protein phosphatase, with protein sequence MPASPDRPPKSLVHDLGLPGLRAQAEDAPFGDRLRVLDERLRELSDLSAELLESLRNGQPDPVLAERFVAVWREAVRGDAVLELFREVERERQENQTLMDISMKLSSASAIEDVLRTILDLLKQVVAFDAAGIFVYNREMGQIEIDMLSGYEGASRELIHRKFQEAVKAGQGIVGTVIQTGHPIYVPDIREDPRYIAVRETTLSELAVPIVLRDEVVGAFNLESDEVDAFTERDLRSLTTFANHAGVAIERARTDRLRQHSRRIQEEIHLARRIQMSFLPGTLPSFAPYDLAGMNFPSSEVGGDYFDFICITDNDMGVAIGDVTGHGVGAALLMANFRACLRIESRNNFAIRTILGKVNDYLYETNMPDSFVTAVYGVLDRRHNTFSYSNAGHNPPFRMRRDGSVEQLEVGGLILGAFPSVIYKETTISLQPGDLLVFYTDGVTEAHDADGNEFGLERLVDLVREHRDLPAAHMVRRICDTVHDYQSAASTQDDLTLSIIKYVSTIEG
- a CDS encoding ATP-binding protein, which codes for MLRIPSSLEELPHVDAEVERIALEMGFNDDARADLGICVTEAAGNAITHAHHERPDLFVEIRFEQFPDSLRVVVRDHGPGFDVEKVPDPTLPENLMKASGRGLHVIRMLMDGVEVKRLPDGMCIAMTKKLNSKAA
- the coaD gene encoding pantetheine-phosphate adenylyltransferase produces the protein MRTALYPGTFDPITFGHMDVIRRAAELFDRVIVTLAVNSSKTTLFTVQERRAQIEEAVKGIAHTEVGECRGLLVDYAHQQKAVAIVRGVRAVSDFEYEFQMALTNRKLAEDITTVFLMPHERYTYLNSSIVREVARLGGHVECFVPGFIAEAMARKFSEEKR
- a CDS encoding pyridoxine 5'-phosphate synthase, with product MIPRIGLDLEPGVQIARLIPDLDLLDVAYGAVRGGAQIILLPVSVFVTSTTYTPDLFNRPGLPLFAVKTEEDDLDRVPGLGVAPDRVVVTGARGTTISDVSRVADVSQRVVGTNQEIGVLVAPDPVAIKELSRARVQWAYFSTENVYHAASREEAEAETARIASAALAANRLNLRVALYGPTGRHLPPSLGAMAHIEEIYPAPDLWAMALRLGWEGAISEYRFLLR
- a CDS encoding glycosyltransferase family 39 protein; amino-acid sequence: MKHRYFAWLLLIAGMVWCRAGFVEDVFYNIDEAEYAVAGSAMNHGWLPGVDLLGSTKPPGISALFNVLFHIFGHNLGAVHVVHVVIMIATGMLVMELAIALWGMAAAIPAAVLFWMVSNTYHIPSETLALNVESPEMLLAVAALLLAWMKPQKRWALVVAGAALGMGALFRQSVVFFALPMAAAIWREPSRRLYRMSHVAAGFVLAWLPLLAIYAASGALGWAWDSWVRYPIAYSGDGGMEMFFGALNDYGSTFVTEATVPLALLIGGIILQWRDRSTPRAKFLLWMTAAATLALCAGSRFFGHYWIQIFPVATLLGVSVWLKLAQGTKVMKRLLGAAVVIGGIMAILHFPTWRSWDPDPIPAGFGHYSIGADQLEVTIGHFARANTTQDETITVWGYCPQIYYYADRLPGTRDYLCHYTTGYSPGTFDPTAERAVRSEGHPQAKQMFLDDLEKRKPKYIIDLVQVRAYAFPFYNYSLRDYPELASYVRRNYLPEGKIGEALIYRRRTASDTWQPADQDVK
- a CDS encoding glycosyltransferase family 39 protein, with translation MRQRWIAWLILAAGMLICRAAFLESVVYNIDEAEYGVAARGLDHGLLPGVDFLGSNKTPGIVFLYGALFHLFGSSLIVTRVAYILMLVVEGGLLVELAIRLWGATAAIPAALLFWMVANSFDIPPDMIPLNTEGAAMLVAVLAVWLAWWRPKDIRAVLGSGAALGLSVLFRQSSVFFILPVFSVLMLAPGQRVKRSVMLATGALTVWAPVLAVYGAKHGLGWAWDSWVRYPLEYAGDTGINGFAARLAYMASEFGFQLMVPVALAIYGAVLLIRHGRKEQFVLLGSLLLGSFLALCTGSRFFGHYWVQMYPIVVLSAVSAWQCMAQGTKRTKLLLTSLALVAGLVALTHYNTWRTWDRYAPPRGISFFRLGVENDEVKLGAFAKEHTSPDEKICVWGYCPQIYWYAERLPAVRDFICHYVVGYSPGVSNLVMGQSERRLGHPRAVQMFLEDLERNRPKYIFDLTPVKRYTFAFTYYPMSSSPLVADYVLANYVPDSRIGEAEIYRRRTPADTLQPGSSDLEPAEE
- a CDS encoding HD domain-containing protein — protein: MPERLISKFPEIAEITDLDLRQKTIAVFQDALTMGGWSVDDLERIPFTLLIPNCEVSLLAHTRSVVQTALKIAEVQEAFYNKYYQLDRDILLTGAILHDVGKLMEYAETEKGFIKSPAGKIMRHPFSGAALAMKHGLPVEVQHIIAVHAHEGDGAYRSPAAVIVHHSDFINFEPLRDLLK